The sequence TTCTTTCTTGATCTACCGCGTTTTCTCCAGGTAAAAGCGGATTTCAAAAGTGGTACATCCCCGGGGGATATGATAAGGACCGTGTTTCATTCCAGGTGGGCGGCAGGCGTAAAACCCCGCACCAAAGGTTTGGTTCTTGGCCAGGTCAATTAACTCCCCTTCGACGATTAAAACTTCTTCCCAAAAATCATGAACCAGCGTTTCTGCCGTTTTTATCCCGGGAGGGAATTTTAAGAGTCGGGTGTAAGACTTTGTTTCCGGGTCTCGGCTAAGGATTTTTTCCTTAATACCTAATGTATCCCCTTCCACAGGTTTCCATTCGTAATGAGTATCCACATCGATAAATTCAATTTCTCGTTTAGGCATTTTCCATTCTCCCTTTCTCCACGAGTGACCCTCTTTATCTTCCTTAGGAAGAAGCCCCGCTAATTTCCCGTGGATTAAATATTTTTTTCTTTTTTCTTTTACCTGACTGACGTTCCGGCGAAAGGCGGACTGTTTTGGCTTCCTTGACCATTACATTCCGCAACCGCTCCCATTTTCTACCGAAGGCTACGTTGATCTGAGGTTCGACCTCTTTGACCAATTTTAAGGCAATGATGTCATGGGTGATATAATCTTTGGCCAGATTGACCATTCCCCGGTTATGGGTCCAAGTGTCAAAGGCTTCTCCCTCTTTGCTGAATAACGTTTGTCTTGTAACACATCTACGGAAAGATTGTCAATTTTTTAGGGGAGGCGTAATGATTCATGGGGGGGGGATTTAAAAGCATTTTCTATCTTGATCAAAAGCGGGTACAGAGATTAAGAGATTATAAGTTATAGAATGAGAGGATAGAGTAGCCCACATCCTGCCCTATCCTTCCTT comes from Deltaproteobacteria bacterium and encodes:
- a CDS encoding cupin domain-containing protein, translated to MPKREIEFIDVDTHYEWKPVEGDTLGIKEKILSRDPETKSYTRLLKFPPGIKTAETLVHDFWEEVLIVEGELIDLAKNQTFGAGFYACRPPGMKHGPYHIPRGCTTFEIRFYLEKTR